The following are encoded together in the Gemmatimonadota bacterium genome:
- a CDS encoding DUF1800 domain-containing protein produces the protein MRHIASGPDLDDAREAREAEELLAASAVASSDAATTDLPDDRQGERPSRRRFFALGVSMAAASVASATAASAQQGTKPSATRTMVKRLLSQPPNPAFDPFKKPDPAAQKGWDSALTRLVRRVTNGVTEDEIKLAQKLGFVGYLNYHLAFTKIDDAYAQNFVASAYPYLGQSVDQLYNVDQGMLQSQLTESTLYRAAFSKRQLYERMVEFWSDHFNIAFPQVNYLKLVDDREVIRKHALGKFPELLKASAHSPAMLEYLDNTRNRQRTLNENYAREIMELHTLGVDGGYTQADVRELARVLTGWTLSGRGTFNFDASGHDYGAKSVMGQVIAAMPASAGVAAKSEGDQMIDFLVKHPSTAKYISTKMLRWLLQYEPTAAQVTAVASVYTRTQGDIPSMVRAILTPANVTAAAPKLKRPYTFLLSALRGLNPTVSAVAGPRRSLTTLGQPMFMWDPPDGYPDRADYWAGGVLQRWNIAVSLANLGTTGEMTLDISRFNAINTPDGVLTAINKALFGGEMPDRLKGQLLTYLQVQPTPSATRVRETIALAMSSSTFQWI, from the coding sequence ATGCGCCACATTGCGTCTGGTCCCGACCTCGACGACGCGCGCGAAGCTCGGGAGGCGGAGGAGTTGCTGGCGGCGAGCGCGGTCGCCTCGAGCGACGCGGCCACCACGGACCTGCCCGACGATAGGCAGGGCGAGCGCCCCTCGCGTCGCCGCTTCTTCGCCCTCGGCGTCTCGATGGCTGCCGCCTCGGTCGCCAGCGCCACCGCGGCGTCGGCGCAGCAGGGGACCAAGCCGTCGGCAACGCGCACGATGGTCAAGCGCCTGCTGTCGCAGCCCCCCAATCCCGCCTTCGACCCGTTCAAGAAGCCCGACCCGGCGGCGCAGAAGGGATGGGACAGCGCCCTCACCCGCCTCGTGCGGCGCGTGACCAACGGCGTGACCGAGGACGAAATCAAGCTCGCGCAGAAGCTCGGCTTCGTGGGCTACCTCAACTACCACCTCGCGTTCACCAAGATCGACGACGCCTACGCGCAGAACTTCGTCGCGTCGGCCTATCCGTATTTGGGGCAGAGCGTCGACCAGCTGTACAACGTCGACCAGGGGATGCTGCAGTCCCAGCTGACGGAATCGACCCTGTATCGCGCCGCCTTCTCCAAACGGCAGCTGTACGAGCGCATGGTCGAGTTCTGGAGCGACCACTTCAACATCGCCTTCCCGCAGGTCAACTACCTCAAGCTCGTCGATGACCGCGAGGTCATCCGCAAGCATGCGTTAGGCAAGTTCCCGGAGCTGCTCAAGGCCTCGGCGCATTCGCCGGCCATGCTCGAGTACCTCGACAACACGCGCAACCGCCAGCGCACGCTCAACGAGAACTACGCCCGCGAGATCATGGAGCTGCACACGCTGGGCGTGGACGGCGGCTACACGCAGGCCGATGTGCGCGAGCTGGCGCGTGTGCTCACCGGGTGGACGCTCTCGGGGCGCGGCACCTTCAACTTCGACGCGTCGGGGCACGACTACGGCGCCAAGTCGGTGATGGGGCAGGTGATCGCGGCCATGCCCGCCAGCGCCGGCGTCGCCGCCAAGTCCGAGGGCGACCAGATGATCGACTTCCTGGTCAAGCACCCCAGCACGGCCAAGTACATCTCGACCAAGATGCTGCGGTGGCTGCTGCAGTATGAGCCCACCGCGGCGCAGGTGACCGCCGTCGCGTCCGTCTATACGCGCACGCAGGGCGACATCCCGTCGATGGTGCGGGCGATCCTGACGCCGGCCAACGTCACCGCCGCGGCCCCCAAGCTCAAGCGCCCCTACACCTTCCTCCTGTCGGCGCTGCGCGGGCTGAATCCGACCGTCAGCGCCGTCGCCGGTCCGCGCCGGTCGCTCACGACGCTCGGTCAACCGATGTTCATGTGGGATCCGCCTGACGGCTACCCCGACCGGGCCGACTACTGGGCCGGCGGCGTGCTGCAGCGCTGGAACATCGCGGTGTCGCTGGCCAACCTCGGCACCACCGGGGAGATGACGCTCGACATCTCGCGCTTCAATGCCATCAACACCCCCGACGGCGTGCTCACGGCCATCAACAAGGCGTTGTTCGGCGGCGAGATGCCCGATCGCCTCAAGGGACAGTTGCTCACCTACCTGCAGGTGCAACCGACCCCCAGTGCGACCCGCGTGCGCGAGACGATCGCCCTCGCCATGAGCTCCTCGACGTTCCAATGGATCTGA
- a CDS encoding type II secretion system F family protein, with translation MSVAFRYRAATAAGDVIEGVLQAPTPRAAIDELRRQTLVPVSVEPVERAAATRQAPQWLGGQRRDDALATATRTMATMLAGGATLERALRFAADHAATGELRDALSAVRQDVQRGETLATALRTRVATFGTLAPAVVRAGEESGTLDDALARLADHVERTRDLRAQLRAALLYPALMGLVAGAGMLVLLTFVVPRFVALLNDTGGTLPVSTRLLIAGSGVVTHWWWLWLALGAVAIVGGRGWLQQPGNRARWHAARLGWPVVGTLERAVATARFARAFGTLLHGGSGILASLRVAREAVDNVALSTRLAGCERAVERGEPLAASLEGVLPPLATQLLAVGEESGALDSMALRVADTFDAESQRTLRSLVALVEPLLIVVFGALVGFVALAMLQAIYSINASAL, from the coding sequence GTGAGCGTCGCGTTCCGCTATCGCGCCGCGACGGCGGCCGGCGACGTGATCGAGGGGGTGCTGCAGGCCCCAACCCCGCGAGCCGCCATCGACGAGCTGCGTCGGCAGACGCTCGTCCCCGTCTCGGTGGAGCCGGTCGAGCGAGCCGCCGCGACTCGTCAGGCACCCCAATGGCTCGGTGGCCAGCGCCGCGACGACGCGCTGGCGACCGCGACACGCACGATGGCGACCATGTTGGCCGGGGGGGCCACCCTCGAGCGCGCGCTGCGCTTTGCCGCCGATCACGCCGCGACCGGGGAACTGCGCGACGCCCTGTCGGCGGTGCGACAGGATGTGCAGCGCGGCGAGACGCTGGCCACGGCACTGCGCACGCGCGTCGCCACGTTTGGCACCCTGGCCCCTGCCGTCGTGCGGGCCGGCGAGGAGAGTGGCACGCTCGACGACGCGCTGGCGCGACTGGCCGACCACGTCGAGCGCACGCGTGACCTGCGCGCGCAGCTCCGCGCCGCCTTGCTGTACCCGGCGCTCATGGGACTCGTCGCCGGCGCGGGGATGCTGGTCCTGCTCACCTTCGTCGTCCCGCGCTTCGTGGCGCTCCTCAACGACACCGGAGGGACGCTGCCGGTCTCGACGCGGCTCCTGATCGCGGGGAGCGGCGTGGTCACGCACTGGTGGTGGCTCTGGCTCGCGTTAGGTGCCGTCGCGATCGTCGGGGGGCGGGGGTGGTTGCAGCAGCCGGGGAACCGGGCCCGCTGGCACGCGGCGCGCCTCGGCTGGCCGGTGGTGGGGACGCTCGAGCGGGCCGTGGCCACCGCGCGCTTCGCCCGCGCCTTCGGCACGCTCCTGCATGGCGGGAGCGGGATCCTCGCCTCGCTCCGCGTGGCGCGCGAAGCCGTGGACAACGTCGCCCTCTCGACGCGGCTGGCGGGGTGCGAGCGCGCGGTCGAGCGCGGCGAACCGCTCGCGGCCTCGCTCGAGGGGGTGCTCCCTCCCCTCGCCACCCAGCTTCTGGCCGTCGGCGAGGAGAGCGGTGCCCTCGACTCGATGGCGCTCCGGGTGGCCGACACCTTCGACGCCGAATCGCAGCGCACGCTACGGTCGTTGGTCGCCTTGGTCGAACCGCTCCTCATCGTCGTCTTCGGCGCCCTCGTGGGCTTCGTGGCGCTGGCGATGCTGCAGGCGATTTACTCGATCAACGCGTCGGCGCTATGA
- the gspG gene encoding type II secretion system major pseudopilin GspG, protein MHATRRPSRGFTLLELLVVIIVLGLLAGLVAPQIFGRVGEAKVTTARTQMSLVGTALDSYRLDNGAYPTTEQGLQALRDKPTREPIATNWRGPYLRKEVPLDPWGRAYVYRAPGSRNPNGYDLSTLGRDGTEGGTGEDADQIGQ, encoded by the coding sequence ATGCATGCGACTCGACGCCCTTCACGCGGCTTCACCCTGCTGGAACTCCTGGTGGTGATCATCGTGCTCGGCCTCCTGGCCGGGCTCGTGGCGCCGCAGATCTTCGGGCGGGTGGGCGAGGCCAAGGTCACCACGGCGCGCACACAGATGTCTTTGGTGGGGACGGCGCTCGACAGCTATCGCCTGGACAACGGCGCCTATCCGACCACCGAGCAGGGGTTGCAGGCGCTCCGCGACAAGCCCACGCGCGAACCAATCGCAACCAACTGGCGTGGACCGTACCTGCGGAAGGAGGTCCCGCTCGATCCCTGGGGGCGCGCCTATGTCTACCGCGCCCCCGGGAGCCGCAATCCCAACGGCTACGACCTGTCGACGCTCGGCCGCGATGGAACGGAAGGGGGAACGGGGGAGGATGCGGACCAGATCGGCCAGTAA